GGTGGAGAAGACCCAGCGGCCGCCGGGGCGCAGCACCCGCGCGACCTCGCGGTGCACCGCCGCCAGCGACGGTGTGAACGGGAGCGCGCCGAAAGCGGAGAAGGCCAGGTCAAAGCTGGCGGGGGCGAAGGGAAGGGCGGCCGCGTCGGCCTGCACCAGGGCGAAGCCGTCCGTCCCCAGCCGGCGGCCCACCGCCAGCATGCCGGCCGACAGGTCAATCCCGGTGGCCCGGGCGCCCGCCGCGGCCGCCCAACGCGTCCCCTGGGCGGCGCCGCAGCCGACCTCCAAGACGCTCAGACCGGAGACGTCGCCCAGGAGGCGCGCCTCCGCCTCTTCGAGCCCCTCCGGACACCAGACCAGGCGGTCGCTGCCCAAGGACGCGGCGTGCTGGCGGTAGTACTCCTCCGCTCCGGTCTCCCAGTAGGCCACCTCGGGATCTGGCGGGCCGTCACCCGGCGGGGAGCCATAGCCGCAGATCACCGACCCAGTATGGCGCCTGGGCGGGAATGCGGTCAGTCGTCGTCGGGGTGATCGGCCGCGTAGGCCTCGGAGATGTACGGGATCAACTTGACCGGCGCGGCACCGCCCGCCGTCATTTCGAAATCCTCGATCTTCGATTCGGCCGGGATGTCGAACATGATGGAGAAGCGTGGCTGGAAGTCCTTCAGCGTCAGATCGTCGATCTGGCTGCCGCCAACGACCTCGAAGTCGCCTATGCTGTCGAGGTCCTCGTACGTGTTCCCGGCGGCGTCACGAAGGGTGATCGGGTTCGCCTCGAGGTCC
This region of Bifidobacteriaceae bacterium genomic DNA includes:
- a CDS encoding methyltransferase domain-containing protein, translating into MICGYGSPPGDGPPDPEVAYWETGAEEYYRQHAASLGSDRLVWCPEGLEEAEARLLGDVSGLSVLEVGCGAAQGTRWAAAAGARATGIDLSAGMLAVGRRLGTDGFALVQADAAALPFAPASFDLAFSAFGALPFTPSLAAVHREVARVLRPGGRWVFSTTHPFAWVFPDSPDPADLAVRRSYFDRTAYFELDDADRLSYAEYHVTLGDHVAALTGAGFALDQLIEPEWQTEGGAAPGEWGAWSRDRGALVPSTLIIAAHLTAEIGERSARPI